In a genomic window of Strix aluco isolate bStrAlu1 chromosome 3, bStrAlu1.hap1, whole genome shotgun sequence:
- the IFNGR1 gene encoding interferon gamma receptor 1, with product MRVPLALLALAALVLARRSAASRRERSPAVPSPMQIVVTSENFKTVLHWQYPHMSETPHFIVEIKPYTLGYYKIVSTCVNISTHFCDLSREISDPFISHWLRVKAVVGSQQSEYVETNEFILQKHGKIGPPKLNLSRHGDEITVDIYHPAFPSVESPSWIRNVYSELMYTVMFWDRKNPSKEEFPEDNCTVYKCSLNIRVPAGGSTYCVLAKGSLYGELMVVAPSEETCIHIPLKQTLGTEYIVIPCGVILSLGLILAVCCGCKKLREKNIKLPKSLVSVIRNLNTDNILESKSESKYVSVISVTSDQSALAGNEEVTSLEVEPKEETVSPENSSERPSSVPLLEAPAKAEEISVKESAEEVSSDDEQNSKVRESYFISDSSQMDICSNSAGLEVSATEIQQTVLPSSCVKFSGYDKPHVPLDMLIDVGEEQPVIAYRPTD from the exons TGCCTTCACCAATGCAGATTGTAGTAACATCTGAAAATTTCAAAACTGTATTGCATTGGCAGTACCCACATATGTCTGAAACTCCTCATTTTATTGTGGAAATCAAACCTTACAC TTTAGGTTACTATAAGATCGTCTCAACCTGCGTGAATATTTCAACCCATTTTTGTGATCTCTCAAGGGAAATAAGTGACCCTTTTATCTCTCACTGGCTTCGAGTTAAAGCTGTTGTTGGGTCACAACAGTCTGAGTATGTTGAGACAAATGAGTTTATTTTGCAAAAGCATG GAAAAATAGGACCACCAAAACTGAACCTCTCAAGGCATGGTGATGAAATCACAGTTGATATTTACCATCCTGCATTTCCATCTGTGGAGTCTCCTTCTTGGATCAGAAATGTTTATTCAGAGCTCATGTACACGGTGATGTTTTGGGATCGTAAAAATCCA agTAAAGAAGAGTTCCCTGAAGACAACTGTACGGTGTATAAATGTAGCCTCAACATCCGAGTTCCAGCGGGAGGTTCCACTTACTGTGTTTTAGCAAAGGGAAGTTTGTATGGTGAACTGATGGTTGTTGCCCCATCAGAAGAAACCTGCATTCATATTCCTCTCAAGCAGACATTGG GCACAGAGTATATCGTCATTCCGTGTGGTGTTATTCTGAGCCTGGGTCTAATATTGGCAGTATGTTGTGGCTGCAAGAAACTAAGGGAGAAGAACATAAAACTGCCTAAGTCTTTG gTCAGCGTGATAAGAAACCTGAACACGGACAACATTCTAGAATCAAAATCGGAATCAAAATATGTGTCTGTAATAAGCGTTACGTCAGACCAGTCAGCATTGGCAGGGAATGAAGAAGTAACCTCACTGGAGGTAGAGCCAAAAGAAGAAACTGTTAGTCCTGAGAATTCCAGTGAAAGACCATCTTCTGTTCCTCTGTTAGAGGCACCAGCCAAAGCAGAAGAGATATCTGTGAAGGAAAGCGCAGAGGAGGTATCTTCTGATGATGAACAGAATAGCAAAGTGAGAGAGAGTTACTTCATTTCTGACAGCAGCCAAATGGATATATGCAGTAACTCTGCAGGTCTAGAGGTTTCTGCcacagaaatacaacaaacagTCCTTCCAAGCAGCTGTGTCAAGTTTTCTGGCTATGACAAGCCTCATGTTCCATTAGATATGTTGATAGATGTTGGTGAAGAACAGCCTGTGATTGCTTACAGGCCCACTGACTAA